From Desmodus rotundus isolate HL8 chromosome 10, HLdesRot8A.1, whole genome shotgun sequence, one genomic window encodes:
- the PRELID3A gene encoding PRELI domain containing protein 3A isoform X2, with product MKIWSSEHVFGHPWDTVIKAAMRKYPNPMNPCVVGVDVLERSVDGVGRLHSHRLLSTEWGLPGLVRAILGTTRTLTYIKEHSVVDPVEKKMELCSTNITLTNLVSVNERLVYTPHPENPEMTVLTQEAIITVKGISLGSYLESLMANTISSNAKKMPHPKNQRGKREKKKGRKKWVLDTVHQPSLREV from the exons CCACCCTTGGGACACTGTCATCAAAGCTGCTATGAGGAAGTACCCAAATCCGATGAACCCCTGTGTTGTGGGAGTCGATGTGCTGGAGCGCAGTGTGGACGGCGTCGGCCGGCTTCACAGCCACCGCCTCCTCAGCACTGAGTGGGGGCTGCCCGGCCTTGTGAGAGCG attttggGAACCACTAGGACTTTGACCTACATCAAAGAACATTCTGTTGTGGATCcagtggaaaagaaaatggaactttGCTCCACCAAT ATCACACTCACAAACTTGGTGTCGGTGAACGAGAGGTTGGTGTACACACCCCATCCAGAGAACCCTGAAAT GACTGTGCTCACACAAGAAGCCATCATCACTGTGAAAGGGATCAGCCTTGGCAGCTATCTGGAAAGTTTAATGGCCAACACAATATCATCTAATGCAAAGAAG ATGCCTCAtccaaaaaatcaaagaggaaagagagaaaaaaagaaaggaagaaagaagtgggtCCTGGATACGGTTCACCAGCCCAGTCTGAGAGAGGTGTGA
- the PRELID3A gene encoding PRELI domain containing protein 3A isoform X1, with the protein MKIWSSEHVFGHPWDTVIKAAMRKYPNPMNPCVVGVDVLERSVDGVGRLHSHRLLSTEWGLPGLVRAILGTTRTLTYIKEHSVVDPVEKKMELCSTNITLTNLVSVNERLVYTPHPENPEMTVLTQEAIITVKGISLGSYLESLMANTISSNAKKGWAAIEWIIENSESAVS; encoded by the exons CCACCCTTGGGACACTGTCATCAAAGCTGCTATGAGGAAGTACCCAAATCCGATGAACCCCTGTGTTGTGGGAGTCGATGTGCTGGAGCGCAGTGTGGACGGCGTCGGCCGGCTTCACAGCCACCGCCTCCTCAGCACTGAGTGGGGGCTGCCCGGCCTTGTGAGAGCG attttggGAACCACTAGGACTTTGACCTACATCAAAGAACATTCTGTTGTGGATCcagtggaaaagaaaatggaactttGCTCCACCAAT ATCACACTCACAAACTTGGTGTCGGTGAACGAGAGGTTGGTGTACACACCCCATCCAGAGAACCCTGAAAT GACTGTGCTCACACAAGAAGCCATCATCACTGTGAAAGGGATCAGCCTTGGCAGCTATCTGGAAAGTTTAATGGCCAACACAATATCATCTAATGCAAAGAAG GGGTGGGCTGCTATTGAGTGGATAATTGAAAACTCTGAAAGTGCTGTGAGCTAA